From Salvia splendens isolate huo1 chromosome 16, SspV2, whole genome shotgun sequence, a single genomic window includes:
- the LOC121771012 gene encoding dirigent protein 11-like codes for MMLSRIIYCSAVVLATTAVILLALFSPLPHRSSRTTSQTTLSFYVQQPQPGSSAVAPHSVGALIFHRWLTEGPDNTSRVVGKAQGFIIPVEGFAHSAFNIIYLTFHTRDYAGSVSIEAKKLAFKEEEELSVVGGTGSFAFATGNAVFAQIGRQASNVEASYHIKLNLDFPDNFERRKF; via the coding sequence ATGATGCTGTCAAGAATCATATATTGCAGTGCAGTTGTTTTAGCCACAACTGCAGTCATACTTCTAGCCTTGTTCTCTCCGCTGCCCCACCGGAGCAGCCGCACCACTTCCCAGACAACGCTATCTTTCTACGTCCAACAGCCTCAGCCAGGAAGCTCGGCTGTGGCCCCACACAGTGTGGGGGCGCTGATCTTCCACCGGTGGCTGACGGAAGGGCCTGATAACACTTCCCGGGTGGTGGGGAAGGCCCAAGGGTTCATAATACCGGTGGAGGGATTTGCACACTCGGCTTTCAATATCATTTATCTTACGTTTCATACGCGTGACTATGCTGGCAGTGTTAGTATTGAGGCCAAGAAATTGGCTTTCAAAGAAGAGGAAGAACTGAGTGTTGTTGGTGGCACAGGTTCTTTTGCATTTGCTACTGGAAATGCTGTGTTTGCTCAGATTGGGAGACAGGCATCGAATGTTGAAGCATCTTatcatataaaattaaatttggattTCCCAGACAATTTTGAGAGGCGAAAGTTTTGA
- the LOC121772110 gene encoding protein trichome birefringence-like 19, whose product MMNPFGKTQMRKKSQKLAPIIVAALLTLLLTIHLYLSFIGGATPTFVSRANYKRGAECDLFAGEWVRNPEGPYYTNETCDAIQEHQNCMKFGRPDTDYLKWRWKPDACDLPLFQPHLFLQMVKGKSLAFIGDSVAINHMQSLICLLSKVARPVESADPLYSKILYQYKEHDFNITIFWTPFLVKTGTIDPSHGRPFDLYLDEFDDTWSNQIAHFDYLIISAGPWFFRPSYFHLNRRLHGCLYCPEPDSNITHLAPAFAYRHAFRTAFRAIHAAAGYRGVTFVRTYAPSHFEGGAWDNGGDCVRKTPFTRNQTTLAEGASEFHTIQLEEQEIARRAGRLTGGKFVLFDTTMPMWLRPDGHPSKYGHLPGANVVLRNDCVHWCLPGPIDAWSDFLQELLRREIQHN is encoded by the exons atgatgaatcCATTTGGAAAAACCCAAATGCGAAAAAAATCACAGAAGCTCGCTCCAATAATCGTAGCAGCCTTATTAACACTCCTCCTAACAATCCATTTATACCTCTCCTTCATCGGAGGAGCCACCCCAACATTCGTTTCCCGGGCTAACTACAAACGAGGGGCCGAATGCGACCTGTTTGCGGGCGAATGGGTGCGGAATCCGGAGGGCCCGTACTATACCAACGAGACGTGCGATGCAATTCAGGAGCATCAGAATTGCATGAAATTCGGGCGGCCCGATACGGACTACCTCAAATGGAGGTGGAAGCCCGACGCCTGCGACCTTCCCCTTTTCCAGCCCCATCTCTTTCTGCAAATGGTAAAGGGAAAATCATTAGCGTTTATCGGTGATTCTGTTGCTATAAATCACATGCAGTCCTTGATTTGCCTCTTGTCTAAG GTTGCACGTCCCGTAGAGTCCGCGGATCCATTGTATTCAAAAATATTGTATCAATACAAAGAGCACGACTTCAACATCACTATTTTCTGGACGCCGTTTCTGGTCAAGACCGGAACCATAGACCCCTCCCACGGCCGCCCGTTCGATCTATACCTCGACGAGTTCGACGACACGTGGTCCAACCAAATCGCACATTTCGACTACCTCATAATCTCCGCCGGCCCCTGGTTCTTCCGCCCGAGCTACTTCCACCTCAACCGCCGCCTCCACGGCTGCCTCTACTGTCCCGAGCCTGACTCCAACATCACGCACCTCGCGCCGGCCTTCGCCTACCGCCACGCCTTCCGCACGGCGTTCCGCGCCATCCACGCCGCCGCCGGATACAGAGGCGTGACGTTCGTGCGGACCTACGCGCCGTCGCATTTCGAGGGCGGCGCGTGGGACAATGGCGGGGACTGCGTGCGGAAGACGCCGTTTACGAGGAACCAGACGACACTCGCGGAGGGCGCGTCGGAGTTTCATACGATACAGTTGGAGGAGCAGGAAATTGCAAGAAGAGCAGGGAGGCTAACTGGAGGGAAGTTTGTTCTATTTGATAC aaccaTGCCCATGTGGCTGAGGCCGGATGGGCATCCTAGTAAATATGGCCATTTGCCAGGGGCAAATGTGGTATTGCGTAATGACTGCGTGCATTGGTGTTTGCCTGGCCCCATTGATGCTTGGAGTGATTTTTTGCAGGAATTGTTGAGGCGAGAAATTCAACACAAttaa